CAGGGAAAAATCCGTTCTCGGGTCCAGGCCCTTGGCCTTGGCCTTTTCGCCGATGATGCGCAGGAAGCTGGCCATGCCCACGAAACCCGTGACCGGCAGACGGCGCATCAGGTCGATCTGCGTCTCGGTGTTGCCCGGCCCCGCCGGGATCACGGCGCAGCCGATGCAGCGCAGCGGCTCTTCCAGCATCAGGCCCGCCGGGGTCAGGTGGTAGGAAAAGGTCATCTGGACCACGTCGCGGGGTCGGAATCCCGCAGCGTAGAAGCCCTCGGCCCAGCCCCAGTAGTCCGCGTCCGCGCCTTCGGGGTCGAAGATCGGGCCGGGAGACTGATAGATGCGCCGCAGTTCGCCGATTTCCCGTGTGAGCATCCAGTCCAGGCCCTGCTCGGCCTGAAGCCCGATGATCTCCTTCTTGCGCAGCACGGGAATTCTGGAAAAGTCGTCCATGTGCCGGATGTCCTTTTCCGTGAGTCCGGCCGCGCCCATGCGGGCCTTGAATTCGTTGGAATACATCCAGGCCTTCTCAAGCAGGGTTTCCAGCGCAAGCCATTTGCGCTTGCGCCGCCGCGCTCGGGACTCGGTCTCCAGGTCGTGGTAGTACATGGCTCCCTCCGGGTATGATCGCGAGATTGCCGCAAACATACGCCAAAATCACTTCCGCGTATAGATGGGATGCAGCGGCGAAAGCGTGTCGCCGCGCCTTGGGCCGAGCCGCGTTTGCGCTTCGGCGCGTATTCTGTCGAGCGGCGGGAGCCGCGAGCGGTGAAAGTCTTTGGAGGGAGGCAGGGAGGGAACCTTTCTTCAGAAAGGTTCCCTCCCTGCCTTTTCCTTTTCTCTCTGCCTCTCTCTGCCGCTTCCTGCCTCGGCCTAGCCCAGCCAGCGCTTTCTGCGCCGGTAGTGCTTCACGTCGCGGTAGCTGCGCTTGTCGCCCTGCCCGCCCATGCCGAGGTAGAACTCCTGCACGTCCGGGTTCGTGAGCAGGTCGGCGGCCTTGCCGTCGAGCACGATGCGGCCGTTCTCCATGATGTAGCCGTGTCCGGCCACGGAGAGCGCGGCGCGGGCGTTCTGCTCCACGAGCAGCACGGTGACCTTTTCCTGCTCGTTGATCTGCCGGACGATGCCGAAGATCTCCTCCACGAGCAGGGGCGCGAGGCCCAGCGAAGGCTCGTCGAGCAGCAGCAGCCGAGGCCGGGCCATGACGGCGCGGCCGATGGCCAGCATCTGCTGCTCGCCGCCGGACATGTAGCCCGCGAGCTGCTTGCGGCGTTCCTTGAGGCGCGGGAAGTAGCCGTAGACCTTTTCCAGGCTCTCGGCGAACTCGCTGCGGGGCCGGGTGAAGGCTCCGCAGCGCAGGTTTTCCTCCACGCTGAGATCCTCGAAGATGCGCCGTCCTTCCATGACCTGGAACACGCCTCGCCGGACCACCTTCTCCGGCGCGAGCCCGTGGATGGGACTGCCGTCGTAGTGGATCGCGCCGTCCGTGACCTCCCCGTCCTCGGCGGCGAGCAGCCCGGAGACGGCCTTGAGCGTGGTGGACTTGCCCGCGCCGTTGGCGCCGAGCAGGGCGGTTATCTCCCCCTCCGGACAGGACAGGGAAAGCCCTTTGAGCACCAGGACCACGTCGTTGTAGACCACCTCGAGGTTTTCGACCCGCAATACGTCCACGATTTCCTCCGTCCTACATGCCGAGCCATTCGGGGCGGCGGTCGAGAATCTGCTCGGCCAGGAAGTGCAGCTTGCCGCCTTCGATGCGATAGAGGAACACGGCCATGTTCGGGCGGTGGTCCTCAGGAGTGTAGCTGATCTTGGGAGTCAGACCCATGGGGTCGAAGTCCTTGAGGGTTTCCAGCGAAGCCTTCAGCGATTCGCCGGTGATCTCGCCGTTCGCCGCCGCCAGCTTGAGCCCCTCGGCCATGACCAGCATGGAAGCGAAGCCGCGCACGAAGTGGGTCATCTTGGGCTGGTTGTCGGTGTACTTCTTGATGATTTCCATACCGGGCACGTCCTGCCCGTAGACAGCCGCAGCCTGGAGCGAAACAACGCCTTCGGCCGCCTCTCCGGCCAGCCGCACGAGGTCTTCGTCCGCGCCCCAGATGTCCACGAAGAAGGTGGGCGCGAAGCTGTTGGCCTTGGCCGCCTTGCAGATGGCTGCGGTGGATTTGGTGGTGCCGCCGATCCAGACGAAGTCCGGAGCGAGTTCCTTGAGCCGGATGATGGCCGGGTTGGCGTCCGCTTCCTTGGCACCGAGGGAGACGTTTTCCTCGCCCACGATCTCGAAGCCCAGCTCAACGGCGTATTCCTTGCCCGCCGGGATGGGGGTCTTGCCGTAGGGGTGGTCCGGATAGACGAAGGCCAGCTTGGGCGCGCCCTCGCCGGTCCAGTTGTCGCGGAAGTATTTCAGGGCCGCGCGCAGCTGGGTGGAGTAGTCTGCGGCGATGAAGAAGTTGTAGGGCGCCTGCTTCGGGTCCGTGAGGTCCGCGGAGTAGGAGGCCGAGAAGTTCGGGGTCTTGTCGCTGGCCACGGACTGCTTGAGATCCTGGGTCACGGCCGTGCCGAAGCCCTGGATGGCCACGACCTTCTCCTGGAACACGAAGCGGTTGTAGATGTCCTGGCCGCGTTCGGCCTTGTAGCCCGTGTCCTCCAGGAGCAGTTCCAGGGGACGCCCGGCAATGCCGCCGGAGTCGTTGAGGTACTGCACGCAGGCTTTGATGCCGTCGGCGTAGGGGTTGCCGACCTCGGAGGTGGGGCCGGAAAGGTCGATCATGGCCCCGATCTTGATCGGCATGACTTCAGCCGCTTTTTCCGCGGCGCTGGCGGCGGGTTTGTCCTCTCCGCCGCCGCAGGCGACGAGCAGGGTGGCAGCCGCGATCAGGGCGGCAAGGGCCGTCCGTTTGAAGATGGAACGCATAAGACGCCTCCTCTTGTTGGGGGTTGCGGCGAAGCTGTTTGGGCGGGACCGGTCGGGTCTTTCGCCCGCCGGGTCCGCCATGTTTGTTATCTCGGCCTTCGTCCTTGTGCGCCTTTGGCGCCGCTAGTGGGCGAAGGGGTAGAGTTTCCAGTAGGCCTTGACCAGGCGCCAGCGATGGGCCAGCCCTTCAGGCTCAAAGATGAGAAATAGGATGACCACGAGCCCGAACACGCCTTCCTTGAGCGCCGCGATCTGGCTGGTGATGTCCGGAAACACGCCGGAGAGCGAGCCCGCGGCCATGCCCAGACCCACGGGCAGCAGCGCGAGGAAGACGGCCCCCATGACCGCGCCGGAAATGGAACCGAGGCCGCCCACGATGATCATGGCCAGGTACGAGATGGACATGTCGATGGTGAAGTTGTCCAGGGAGACCTTCATGGTCCGGTGCACGAGCAGCGCCCCGGCCACGCCCGCCAGGAACGAGCTGACCGCGAAGGCGTAGAGCTTGAACCGGAACAGGCTGACTCCCGCGATTTCCGCGGAGAGGTGGTAGTCGCGGATGGCCACGAAGGCGCGGCCGAAGCGCGAGCGCATCAGGTTGGAGAGCAGGAGCAGCACCAGCACGGTGGCCGCCAGGAAAAGATAGTAGCGTTTTTCATGGGTGTCGAAGTCGAAGCCCAGGATGACCGGATGCTGGAGCAGGATGCCGGAGGAGCCGCCCGTGACCGCGTCCCAGTGCAGGAACACGAACTGGAGGATGAGCTGGGCCGCCAGGGTGGCGATGGCGAGGTAGATGCCCTTGAGCCGCAGGGAGGGGATGCCGAAGAACATGCCCACCACGGCGGCGCAAAGCCCGCCGAAGAGCACGCCCGGAATGAAAGGCACGCCCCGCGTGAGCGCGAAGGCCGCGCCGTAGGCCCCGACGCCCATGAACGCGGCGTGGCCCAGGCTGATCTGGCCGCACACGCCCGTGAGCAGGTTCAGGGAGGCGGCGGCCATGACCGAGATGAGCACCGTGTTCACGATGGTCACGTAGTAGGTGCCGACGTAGGCCGGGAGCAGGGCCAGGGCCAGGAGCAGCGCCGCGAGCCAGCCGCGCGAGGTCCAGGTGGCGAAGAGCTGTCGTTCGCCCGCATAGGTCGTGAAGTAAAGTCCGCATTTGCCCTGCATTTAGACCCTCTCGATCTCTTCGGTTCCGAACAGGCCGTAGGGCCGGATCATGAGAATGATCACCAGGACCACGAAGGCCGCCACTTCCTTGAAGCCGCCCAGGCCGAAAAGGTTCACGGCCAGTCCGTCGCAGACGTTTTCGATGACGCCGATCAAAAGGCCGCCCACGGCCGCGCCGAGCAGGCTGTCCAGCCCGCCGAGGATGACCGCCGGGAAGACCGCGAGGCCGAGGTGGCCCAGGTGCGGGTCGATGCCGTTGATGTTGCCGAGGATCAGCCCGCCGATGCTGCTGACCACGGCGGCGATGCACCAGGAGAGCGCGAAGATGTTCTTCACGCTGATGCCCATGGACTGGGCGGCCTGCTGGTCGTGGGCCGTAGCGCGCATGGCGATGCCCAGGCGGGAGTATTTGAAGAAGAGCGTGAACACGGCGAAGAGCAGGGCCGAGAGCGCCAGGGCCGCGATGTAGACCGGGGCCACGGGCAGGCCCGCGATGAATACGGGGTCCGTGGGCAGCACCTGCGGATAGACCTGGAGGTCGTGGCCCCAGACGAGCTGCACCAGGGAGCGCAGCACCGAGGAAAGGCCGATGGTGACCATGATCACGCTGATGCCCGACTCGCCGATGAGCGGCCGGAGCGCGAGGCGCTCGATGCACAGGCCGAGCAGCACGGAAAAGCCGAGGGTCAGCAGGAAGGACCAGAAGAAGGGGATGTGGAACTGCACGGTCAGCGAGAAGCAGATGTACGCGCCGACCATGACCAGCTCGCCCTGGGCGAAGTTGACCACCTTGGTGGCCTTGTAGATGATCACGAAGCCGAGGGCCACCAGCGAGTAGATGGAGCCGACCACGAGGCCGTTGATTACGAGTTGGAGATATTGTTCCATCAGGCGCTTTCCCCCGTGGTTGCTTCGATGCGGATCTCCC
This sequence is a window from Paucidesulfovibrio longus DSM 6739. Protein-coding genes within it:
- a CDS encoding ABC transporter ATP-binding protein, coding for MVDVLRVENLEVVYNDVVLVLKGLSLSCPEGEITALLGANGAGKSTTLKAVSGLLAAEDGEVTDGAIHYDGSPIHGLAPEKVVRRGVFQVMEGRRIFEDLSVEENLRCGAFTRPRSEFAESLEKVYGYFPRLKERRKQLAGYMSGGEQQMLAIGRAVMARPRLLLLDEPSLGLAPLLVEEIFGIVRQINEQEKVTVLLVEQNARAALSVAGHGYIMENGRIVLDGKAADLLTNPDVQEFYLGMGGQGDKRSYRDVKHYRRRKRWLG
- a CDS encoding ABC transporter substrate-binding protein produces the protein MRSIFKRTALAALIAAATLLVACGGGEDKPAASAAEKAAEVMPIKIGAMIDLSGPTSEVGNPYADGIKACVQYLNDSGGIAGRPLELLLEDTGYKAERGQDIYNRFVFQEKVVAIQGFGTAVTQDLKQSVASDKTPNFSASYSADLTDPKQAPYNFFIAADYSTQLRAALKYFRDNWTGEGAPKLAFVYPDHPYGKTPIPAGKEYAVELGFEIVGEENVSLGAKEADANPAIIRLKELAPDFVWIGGTTKSTAAICKAAKANSFAPTFFVDIWGADEDLVRLAGEAAEGVVSLQAAAVYGQDVPGMEIIKKYTDNQPKMTHFVRGFASMLVMAEGLKLAAANGEITGESLKASLETLKDFDPMGLTPKISYTPEDHRPNMAVFLYRIEGGKLHFLAEQILDRRPEWLGM
- a CDS encoding branched-chain amino acid ABC transporter permease, producing MQGKCGLYFTTYAGERQLFATWTSRGWLAALLLALALLPAYVGTYYVTIVNTVLISVMAAASLNLLTGVCGQISLGHAAFMGVGAYGAAFALTRGVPFIPGVLFGGLCAAVVGMFFGIPSLRLKGIYLAIATLAAQLILQFVFLHWDAVTGGSSGILLQHPVILGFDFDTHEKRYYLFLAATVLVLLLLSNLMRSRFGRAFVAIRDYHLSAEIAGVSLFRFKLYAFAVSSFLAGVAGALLVHRTMKVSLDNFTIDMSISYLAMIIVGGLGSISGAVMGAVFLALLPVGLGMAAGSLSGVFPDITSQIAALKEGVFGLVVILFLIFEPEGLAHRWRLVKAYWKLYPFAH
- a CDS encoding branched-chain amino acid ABC transporter permease, translated to MEQYLQLVINGLVVGSIYSLVALGFVIIYKATKVVNFAQGELVMVGAYICFSLTVQFHIPFFWSFLLTLGFSVLLGLCIERLALRPLIGESGISVIMVTIGLSSVLRSLVQLVWGHDLQVYPQVLPTDPVFIAGLPVAPVYIAALALSALLFAVFTLFFKYSRLGIAMRATAHDQQAAQSMGISVKNIFALSWCIAAVVSSIGGLILGNINGIDPHLGHLGLAVFPAVILGGLDSLLGAAVGGLLIGVIENVCDGLAVNLFGLGGFKEVAAFVVLVIILMIRPYGLFGTEEIERV